Proteins encoded in a region of the Myxococcales bacterium genome:
- a CDS encoding IPT/TIG domain-containing protein, with amino-acid sequence MRPPKRRTLGLALLFAAASPALVQSCFARPEGTFQKPTDDDAGKPGPIVIDGSSPGDAKGELPAADAHAVLGVDPPHGPWNGGQTVMVRGNGFTSKVRVWFAGNEIPSSDLVPVDAERVQVVVPPGSAGPVDVTAQNGEDESTRRTLLGGYDYDSFYAEPKNGPTSGGTLVKLYGQGTTWNDKVSVLVDFLPCTDVVLTSPTELECKTPASTPGVKPIRVTTEDKVSVDVLDAFTYGDSDNGFKGGLSGSPLKSQLKILALDGYTGEALPVATAIVGDDLASALVHKTDANGVTVFQSTGLGPKQTVTVAKKCYQPITFVDVPVDTVTVYLDPVLSPSCAEDGDPPPVGGTPQLGSAITGQLVWKSQKEFEQRAAWTNIPDPKGPDEKAVAYVLSLASEPTYAFNLPNASDAVTPDVSGTIGYQFVISSPPGNLGLYALAGIENRVANPPYFKAYAMGMAKGVSATPGKVTSDVYINMDIPLDHAFKVSLTGPKLTPKGPDRAKVSVAIRVNELGYVLLPVGVQQKLLPLGAPISFVGVPPLIKGLASSQYVTTGSAVTGVAGTVPRSVVGLLATTSSAEIISLDPFVEIPTLQTPGANGNWTGTELIFGGAPGGASVELTVITVQSGGGLMNWTVAAPAGVSQTKLPNLAALGSELALLPGSISISVNRAHIDPFDYGALRYRQLDSRGWNAYATDVFNAHL; translated from the coding sequence GTGAGACCGCCGAAACGCCGCACGCTGGGCCTCGCCCTCTTGTTTGCGGCGGCTTCCCCCGCGCTCGTGCAGAGCTGCTTCGCGCGCCCCGAGGGAACGTTTCAAAAACCCACCGACGACGACGCGGGCAAACCCGGTCCGATCGTGATCGACGGCAGCTCACCGGGAGACGCCAAGGGAGAGCTGCCGGCGGCGGACGCCCACGCCGTGCTCGGTGTCGATCCACCCCACGGTCCGTGGAACGGCGGACAGACCGTCATGGTCCGCGGCAACGGCTTCACCAGCAAGGTGCGCGTATGGTTCGCGGGCAACGAGATCCCGTCGTCGGATCTGGTGCCTGTCGACGCCGAGCGTGTGCAGGTGGTGGTACCCCCGGGCAGCGCGGGGCCGGTGGACGTCACCGCCCAGAACGGCGAGGACGAGTCCACCCGTCGCACGCTGCTCGGCGGCTACGACTACGACTCCTTCTACGCCGAGCCGAAGAACGGGCCGACCTCCGGTGGCACGCTCGTCAAGCTCTACGGCCAAGGCACGACCTGGAACGACAAGGTCAGCGTGCTGGTGGACTTCCTGCCGTGCACCGACGTCGTGCTCACGAGCCCCACGGAGCTCGAGTGCAAGACACCCGCGAGCACGCCCGGGGTGAAACCCATCCGCGTGACGACGGAAGACAAGGTCAGCGTCGACGTGCTCGACGCCTTCACCTACGGCGACAGCGACAACGGTTTCAAGGGCGGGCTCAGCGGCTCGCCGTTGAAGAGTCAGCTCAAGATCCTGGCGCTGGACGGCTACACCGGTGAGGCCTTGCCGGTCGCCACGGCCATCGTGGGCGACGACCTGGCGAGCGCGCTGGTGCACAAGACCGACGCCAACGGCGTCACGGTGTTTCAGAGCACGGGGCTCGGCCCCAAACAGACCGTGACCGTCGCCAAGAAGTGTTACCAGCCCATCACCTTCGTCGATGTGCCCGTCGACACCGTCACGGTCTACCTCGATCCAGTGCTCTCACCTTCTTGCGCCGAAGACGGCGATCCACCACCGGTGGGAGGCACACCCCAGCTGGGCTCGGCCATCACCGGCCAGCTGGTGTGGAAGAGCCAGAAAGAGTTCGAGCAGCGCGCAGCCTGGACCAACATTCCCGACCCCAAGGGGCCGGACGAGAAGGCGGTTGCGTACGTGCTCTCGCTCGCGTCGGAGCCGACCTACGCGTTCAACCTGCCGAACGCCTCGGACGCCGTGACCCCGGACGTGAGCGGGACCATCGGTTATCAGTTCGTGATCAGCTCGCCGCCCGGCAACCTCGGACTCTACGCCCTGGCGGGCATCGAGAACCGCGTCGCCAACCCGCCCTACTTCAAGGCCTACGCCATGGGCATGGCCAAGGGGGTCTCCGCCACGCCTGGCAAGGTCACGAGCGACGTGTACATCAACATGGACATCCCGCTCGACCACGCGTTCAAGGTCAGCCTGACGGGCCCCAAGCTCACGCCCAAGGGGCCAGACCGCGCCAAGGTCAGCGTCGCGATCCGCGTCAACGAGCTCGGCTACGTGCTCTTGCCCGTCGGCGTTCAGCAGAAACTCCTGCCGCTCGGCGCGCCCATCTCGTTCGTGGGTGTGCCGCCGTTGATCAAGGGGCTCGCCTCGAGCCAGTACGTGACCACCGGCAGCGCCGTCACCGGAGTCGCCGGCACCGTGCCGCGTTCGGTCGTGGGTCTGTTGGCCACCACCAGCTCCGCCGAGATCATCAGCCTCGATCCCTTCGTCGAGATCCCGACCTTGCAGACCCCCGGCGCAAACGGCAACTGGACCGGCACCGAGCTCATCTTTGGCGGAGCACCCGGCGGCGCCAGCGTCGAGCTGACGGTGATCACGGTGCAGAGCGGCGGCGGGTTGATGAACTGGACGGTTGCAGCGCCGGCCGGGGTCAGCCAGACGAAGTTGCCGAACCTGGCAGCCCTCGGCAGCGAGCTCGCGCTCTTGCCCGGTTCCATCAGCATCAGCGTGAACCGAGCCCACATCGACCCGTTCGACTACGGCGCCCTTCGTTATCGGCAGCTCGACAGCCGCG